A portion of the Micromonospora tarapacensis genome contains these proteins:
- a CDS encoding helix-turn-helix domain-containing protein, which translates to MPRHPEAVIAPNKLLRDARRALASPNRHGQCMSRPELADAVNAALDLLYPKRDLTTQYVDHRWVGKLERGEHRWPSEERRAALRRVLGASTDIGLGLYSPRRTPDAPPQHPISPSGLPTSHLVLSHVDDELLSGQPQPWLRALNRVTAQPSRTWPELGPRVREHLDVLDRLQRHLGRSHLAGVDARWSEFMSWIADNTSSDGGVWLERSHLRANEAGDRPLVAYTLMRQSQRALDSGDVRAAIALSRRSLVHGPVPARTRALCLTRLAEALAAGGDDDMSTAITAARRELRNTGGDEDEFARHCDPRYVAGVEARCRQLLGDPASAKAIFEELLDDQPASASIDSGMWHAHLADCFLHHDPERAAGHGLRALRLAQETSSYRIVRATQPLAIVLRPHGTLDAVRAFVEAHRVAVTRQ; encoded by the coding sequence GTGCCACGTCACCCCGAGGCGGTCATCGCGCCGAACAAGCTGCTCCGTGATGCCCGCAGGGCGCTCGCCTCGCCAAACCGACACGGCCAGTGCATGTCCCGGCCCGAGCTGGCCGACGCCGTCAACGCGGCGCTCGATCTCCTCTACCCCAAGCGCGACCTCACCACCCAGTACGTCGACCACCGTTGGGTGGGCAAGCTAGAGCGCGGAGAGCACCGTTGGCCCAGCGAGGAACGGCGTGCAGCATTACGACGCGTCCTGGGCGCCAGCACCGACATCGGACTCGGCCTCTATAGTCCGCGACGCACACCTGACGCTCCGCCCCAGCACCCCATCTCCCCGTCCGGGCTGCCGACATCGCACTTGGTTCTCAGCCACGTCGACGACGAACTCCTTTCCGGCCAGCCGCAGCCGTGGCTGCGCGCGCTCAACCGCGTCACCGCGCAGCCTTCCCGCACGTGGCCTGAGCTCGGCCCGCGGGTACGCGAGCACCTCGACGTCCTCGATCGCTTGCAACGCCATCTCGGTCGGTCGCACCTAGCGGGTGTTGACGCTCGCTGGTCCGAGTTCATGAGCTGGATAGCCGACAACACCTCCTCCGATGGCGGTGTGTGGTTAGAGCGTTCCCACCTGCGCGCGAACGAGGCCGGTGACCGCCCGCTCGTCGCGTACACCCTCATGCGGCAAAGCCAGCGTGCCCTCGACAGCGGCGATGTCCGGGCCGCGATCGCACTCTCCCGCCGGTCGCTGGTTCACGGCCCGGTGCCAGCGCGCACGCGCGCCCTGTGCCTGACCCGGCTGGCCGAGGCGCTCGCGGCCGGTGGCGATGACGACATGAGCACCGCCATCACCGCAGCCCGCCGGGAACTGCGGAATACCGGCGGGGACGAAGATGAGTTCGCGCGACACTGCGACCCGCGGTATGTCGCCGGGGTCGAGGCCCGCTGTCGACAGTTACTCGGTGATCCGGCCTCCGCCAAGGCGATCTTCGAGGAACTCCTCGACGACCAACCCGCCAGTGCGTCGATCGACAGTGGGATGTGGCACGCTCACCTCGCCGACTGCTTCCTCCACCATGATCCCGAACGCGCCGCCGGCCACGGATTGAGGGCGCTGCGACTAGCCCAGGAGACCAGCTCGTACCGCATCGTCCGGGCAACTCAGCCGCTCGCGATCGTGCTACGCCCACACGGCACCCTCGACGCGGTACGCGCGTTCGTTGAGGCGCACCGCGTCGCCGTGACTCGCCAGTGA
- a CDS encoding creatininase family protein, with protein sequence MDVFLTTSTDVAARRPSIAVLPVGSFEQHGSFLPLATDSIVAAAIAESIAQRHNVLVLPPITLSCSHEHAGWPGTVSISHQTLSAMVEDIRASLVASGITRLAIVSGHGGNYVLSNVVQTANAAAPRSMTLFPTRTDWTRARDAARLDSDVHQDMHAGELEVSILLHVCPQAVGADFVNGDHIADERPMLLVHGMAGYTKTGIIGRPSAGTADKGRALLASLAESFDDHLSSLLDER encoded by the coding sequence GTGGACGTGTTCCTGACCACCAGCACCGACGTCGCCGCCCGCAGGCCGAGCATCGCGGTGCTGCCCGTTGGCAGCTTCGAGCAGCACGGCTCGTTCCTGCCGCTGGCCACGGACTCCATCGTCGCCGCGGCGATCGCCGAGTCCATCGCGCAGCGGCACAACGTCCTGGTCCTGCCGCCGATCACGCTGTCCTGCTCACACGAGCACGCCGGCTGGCCGGGCACCGTCAGTATCAGCCATCAGACCCTCTCGGCCATGGTCGAGGACATCCGGGCGTCGCTCGTCGCAAGTGGGATCACCCGGCTGGCCATCGTCTCCGGTCACGGCGGCAACTACGTTCTCTCCAATGTCGTGCAGACGGCCAACGCCGCAGCGCCGAGGTCGATGACGTTGTTTCCCACCAGGACAGACTGGACGAGGGCCAGAGACGCCGCACGGCTGGACAGCGACGTACACCAGGACATGCATGCTGGCGAACTGGAAGTGTCCATCCTGCTGCACGTGTGCCCCCAAGCGGTTGGCGCCGACTTTGTCAATGGAGACCACATCGCGGATGAACGACCGATGCTGTTGGTCCATGGAATGGCTGGGTACACGAAGACCGGCATCATCGGCCGCCCCTCGGCCGGCACCGCCGACAAGGGCCGAGCCCTACTGGCAAGCCTGGCAGAATCGTTCGACGATCATCTGTCCAGCCTGCTAGACGAGCGGTAA
- the ribD gene encoding bifunctional diaminohydroxyphosphoribosylaminopyrimidine deaminase/5-amino-6-(5-phosphoribosylamino)uracil reductase RibD, with translation MASDVELAAMRHAIALSAMGIGTTSPNPPVGCVILNRQNAIVGRGFHRRKGEAHAEVNALAEAGPAARGGTAVVTLEPCNHVGVTPACRQELIDAGIARVVISVSDPTSRGEGGASMLAAAGIEVETDVLRNETLAVLGPWLTATLRRRPYLIWAYALDDDHDNSMTQQLVRDLRARADVVGAQRSPDEGIPGGHAVAHFTLPEHADLDTGLMPWLTAAYAAGARSILLAGCEYAGMLRHEMNAVDELIITVRRTSPSPMPDVAGFEIVDVWPGRDSVTVRFRQREPKET, from the coding sequence ATGGCATCCGACGTCGAACTTGCCGCGATGCGACACGCCATCGCACTATCAGCTATGGGCATCGGCACCACGAGCCCGAATCCGCCCGTCGGATGCGTCATCTTGAACCGACAGAACGCCATCGTGGGTAGAGGCTTCCACCGCCGCAAAGGAGAAGCGCACGCCGAGGTAAATGCTCTCGCGGAAGCTGGACCGGCGGCACGCGGTGGTACCGCTGTGGTCACCCTCGAACCCTGCAACCACGTAGGGGTTACGCCGGCCTGCCGACAGGAATTGATCGACGCCGGCATCGCCAGAGTCGTCATCAGCGTCAGCGACCCGACATCGAGAGGTGAGGGAGGCGCATCGATGCTCGCCGCAGCGGGCATCGAGGTCGAAACCGACGTGCTCCGCAATGAGACCCTCGCGGTCCTCGGACCCTGGCTCACCGCAACCCTACGACGCAGGCCATACCTGATCTGGGCCTACGCACTGGATGACGATCACGACAACTCCATGACCCAACAGCTCGTACGCGACCTACGCGCCAGAGCGGACGTGGTAGGAGCGCAAAGGTCACCCGACGAGGGCATTCCCGGTGGGCACGCAGTAGCCCACTTCACGCTTCCAGAGCACGCCGATCTCGACACCGGTCTGATGCCGTGGCTAACAGCGGCCTACGCGGCAGGTGCCCGAAGCATCCTGCTCGCAGGATGCGAATATGCCGGCATGCTTCGACACGAGATGAACGCCGTCGATGAACTCATCATCACAGTGCGGCGGACTTCCCCGTCACCAATGCCGGACGTGGCTGGTTTCGAGATTGTCGATGTCTGGCCCGGACGCGACTCGGTGACGGTTCGTTTCCGGCAACGCGAACCAAAGGAGACGTAA
- a CDS encoding creatininase family protein — protein sequence MDLILTTTSTDVAARTPSIAVLPIGSFEQHSSFLPLATDKGRALLASLAESFDNHLSSLLDEQ from the coding sequence GTGGACTTGATCCTCACCACCACCAGCACCGACGTCGCCGCCCGCACACCGAGCATCGCGGTGCTGCCCATCGGCAGCTTCGAGCAGCACAGCTCGTTCCTACCACTGGCCACGGACAAGGGCCGAGCCCTACTGGCAAGCCTGGCAGAATCGTTCGACAATCATCTGTCCAGCCTGCTGGACGAGCAGTAA
- a CDS encoding MTH1187 family thiamine-binding protein, translating to MSVLAAFSVTPLGVGEDVGEVVAEAIRVVRASGLPNQTDAMFTLIEGDSWDEVLDVIKQAVEAVAGRAPRVSTVIKVDYRPSASGALTGKVEAVERYIAADNG from the coding sequence ATGTCGGTTTTGGCCGCGTTCTCGGTTACCCCACTCGGAGTCGGCGAGGATGTGGGGGAGGTTGTGGCGGAGGCGATACGGGTGGTCCGCGCGTCCGGCCTACCCAACCAGACCGATGCGATGTTCACGCTGATTGAGGGCGATTCCTGGGACGAGGTACTTGACGTCATTAAGCAAGCGGTCGAAGCGGTAGCAGGCCGGGCGCCGAGGGTCAGCACGGTCATCAAGGTGGACTACCGACCATCAGCGTCCGGCGCGCTAACGGGCAAGGTGGAGGCGGTAGAACGGTACATCGCTGCCGACAACGGCTAG
- a CDS encoding phosphotransferase family protein, translating into MPDLLPQPITSATHAVARRLGLDAGQARPLRVHDAATVALPQDHVVIRLVPQSQDAEARARRAVRLTGWLATQSFPTIRPAVPEPIEAEGYVATVWQEVAPHPLDTPVTVNRALGRVLRTLHTMPPPPVDLPTADPLGRLRAALRLDAARPEPALRPDEATFLQTRIDDLATQYAAMGFPLGSGLIHNDVHPGNLLPDPTNSYGYLLTDWEGACIGPRELDVVLVGAPGSRFGDPDDERIAFTNAYGYDVAAWPSYQTLRDIRDLHSLAAYVRTGPRKPAALAELRRRLSSLRDNDRTVRWTAV; encoded by the coding sequence ATGCCTGATCTCCTCCCACAGCCCATCACGAGCGCTACGCACGCGGTGGCGCGACGGCTCGGACTCGACGCCGGCCAGGCCCGCCCCCTTCGGGTGCACGATGCGGCGACGGTCGCACTACCGCAGGACCATGTGGTGATCCGGCTAGTCCCGCAGTCGCAAGACGCCGAGGCGCGAGCCCGCCGCGCGGTCCGGCTCACCGGATGGCTGGCAACGCAGAGCTTTCCGACGATCCGCCCCGCCGTACCGGAACCCATCGAGGCCGAAGGATACGTGGCCACCGTCTGGCAAGAGGTCGCCCCACATCCGCTGGACACGCCGGTCACGGTCAACAGGGCGCTCGGACGGGTCCTGCGCACGCTGCACACAATGCCTCCTCCGCCGGTGGACCTGCCGACCGCAGACCCCCTCGGGCGGCTACGCGCCGCGCTGCGCTTGGACGCGGCCCGACCCGAGCCAGCCCTGCGTCCTGACGAGGCCACCTTCCTGCAAACCCGTATCGATGATCTGGCTACGCAGTACGCGGCTATGGGATTCCCGCTCGGGTCGGGACTCATTCACAACGACGTCCACCCCGGCAACCTCTTACCCGACCCAACCAATTCGTACGGTTACCTCCTGACCGACTGGGAAGGCGCTTGTATCGGTCCACGCGAATTGGATGTAGTGCTCGTCGGCGCTCCCGGCAGTCGATTCGGCGATCCCGACGACGAACGCATCGCCTTCACCAATGCCTACGGATACGACGTTGCCGCCTGGCCCTCTTACCAGACGCTTCGCGATATCCGCGATCTCCACTCGCTCGCGGCATACGTCCGAACTGGGCCTCGCAAACCCGCCGCGCTGGCCGAACTCCGACGCCGACTCAGCTCGCTACGCGACAACGACCGCACCGTTCGCTGGACAGCAGTCTGA
- a CDS encoding TauD/TfdA dioxygenase family protein, whose protein sequence is MAAFVEANSEGRTRMSTQASVNTPTAGQLDVRPVAGHIGAEVVGLDLAESLTDGAVAEIRRALLAHKVLFFRGQTLTHAQHVALGQRFGELTRRSRTQSNAALDEYPQILTISPQIDEERYGRDYEAHYRTRWATTITGWHSDMTHAVNPPAASILRAEVAPSVGGDTQWTNLVAAYEGLSAPLRAFVDSLRAEHSFFAGYRMVDHDPIDREIIDMIDGDPLVAVHPVVRVHPETRERALFVNPSRTGRILGLSPAESGHILDLLFAQITRPEYTVRFRWEEGSVAMWDNRSTAHIAATDLKPGTRRTLHRVTIVGDKPIGPDGFVSELVSGRPFGTEPGA, encoded by the coding sequence GTGGCGGCTTTTGTCGAGGCGAATTCGGAAGGCAGGACAAGAATGTCGACGCAAGCTTCCGTCAACACCCCAACCGCAGGGCAGCTTGATGTCCGCCCGGTCGCCGGCCACATCGGTGCCGAGGTCGTGGGATTGGATTTGGCAGAGTCGTTGACCGATGGCGCCGTGGCGGAGATCCGCAGGGCGTTGTTGGCCCACAAGGTGCTGTTCTTCCGCGGGCAAACGCTCACCCACGCCCAGCACGTCGCGCTCGGGCAGCGGTTCGGCGAACTCACGCGTCGTTCTCGTACGCAGAGTAACGCGGCTTTGGACGAGTACCCCCAGATCCTGACGATCTCGCCTCAGATCGATGAGGAGCGTTACGGCCGGGACTACGAGGCTCACTACCGGACGCGGTGGGCAACGACGATCACGGGTTGGCATTCGGACATGACCCATGCCGTCAACCCTCCAGCCGCCTCGATCCTGCGCGCGGAGGTGGCCCCGTCGGTGGGTGGGGACACTCAGTGGACGAACCTGGTCGCGGCCTACGAAGGGCTTTCAGCGCCGCTGCGCGCCTTCGTCGACTCCCTGCGGGCCGAGCACAGTTTCTTCGCCGGATACCGAATGGTCGACCACGACCCGATCGATCGGGAAATCATCGACATGATCGACGGCGACCCGCTGGTCGCCGTCCACCCGGTTGTTCGGGTCCATCCGGAAACCCGCGAGCGGGCACTGTTCGTCAATCCCTCGCGTACGGGCAGGATCCTCGGGCTGTCGCCCGCCGAAAGCGGGCACATCCTCGACCTGCTGTTCGCTCAGATCACGAGGCCGGAGTACACGGTCCGCTTCCGCTGGGAGGAGGGTTCGGTGGCGATGTGGGACAACCGGTCGACGGCTCATATCGCGGCAACGGACCTGAAGCCGGGGACGAGACGAACGCTGCACCGCGTGACGATCGTCGGGGACAAGCCGATCGGCCCCGACGGTTTCGTCTCCGAGTTGGTCAGCGGGAGGCCGTTCGGTACCGAGCCCGGCGCCTAG
- a CDS encoding DUF6875 domain-containing protein: protein MVSPPTGMAQVAHAVVERYPFENGSLTDINNASALFPQYPTYRSCLRWLDEFVAAPHPDIKRPGDVCTRLRYAMDRDLVWLVTIRTQRSDRGEAVEKGLYLPALFREIFNEQTDFRSGALLAFFPDVQPAATAAFIDGGHQVLRMEFVRRGLMLGEFHPSSTVASVRNPNFQVMRAPAPMYAVRAMTPHDLMFLDRPETPPAERVQYLRHFLEHLGGQVNPTLHARVTRSIADAETSATGRIPC, encoded by the coding sequence ATGGTAAGCCCGCCAACCGGCATGGCGCAGGTGGCCCATGCCGTGGTTGAGCGCTATCCCTTCGAGAACGGGTCACTCACCGACATCAACAACGCTTCGGCGCTGTTCCCGCAGTACCCCACGTACCGGTCCTGTCTGCGTTGGCTCGACGAGTTCGTGGCGGCTCCGCATCCCGACATCAAGCGGCCGGGCGACGTGTGCACGAGGCTCAGATACGCCATGGACCGCGATCTCGTCTGGCTCGTGACGATCCGTACCCAGCGTTCGGACAGGGGCGAGGCCGTGGAAAAGGGCCTGTACCTGCCGGCGCTGTTCCGCGAGATCTTCAATGAGCAGACGGACTTCCGTTCGGGAGCACTGCTGGCCTTCTTCCCCGACGTTCAGCCGGCCGCGACGGCCGCCTTCATCGACGGCGGGCACCAGGTGTTGCGGATGGAGTTCGTGAGGCGAGGTCTCATGCTCGGCGAGTTCCATCCGTCCAGCACCGTCGCCAGCGTCCGTAACCCCAACTTCCAGGTCATGCGAGCGCCTGCACCGATGTACGCCGTCAGGGCGATGACCCCACATGACCTGATGTTCCTCGATCGGCCGGAGACGCCACCGGCCGAGCGGGTCCAGTACCTGCGGCACTTCCTGGAGCACCTCGGAGGACAGGTCAACCCCACGCTCCACGCTCGGGTCACCCGCAGCATCGCCGATGCCGAGACCAGCGCGACCGGGAGGATCCCATGCTGA